The following are encoded in a window of Bacillus sp. (in: firmicutes) genomic DNA:
- a CDS encoding DUF1697 domain-containing protein encodes MRYIALLRGINVGGKNKISMNDLKTCFVKAGFKNTMTYINSGNVIFDSEEENTLKLAKKCEEIIEKEFGFPISLALIDVNTLKEALEHAPTWWGTDPNSKHNTIFVIQPTTSKEVIEDVGELRPEYEQVYAFKDIIFWSAPLKTFSRTRWSKVVGKKSYQNITIRNANTTKKLLELGLS; translated from the coding sequence ATGAGATATATTGCACTACTTCGGGGAATAAATGTTGGTGGAAAAAATAAAATTTCTATGAATGATTTAAAAACCTGTTTCGTGAAAGCTGGGTTTAAAAATACTATGACTTATATTAATAGCGGTAATGTGATCTTTGATAGCGAAGAAGAAAACACCTTAAAGCTTGCTAAAAAATGTGAGGAAATCATAGAGAAGGAATTTGGGTTTCCTATTAGTCTGGCACTGATAGATGTTAATACTTTAAAGGAAGCATTAGAGCATGCACCAACATGGTGGGGAACTGACCCGAACTCAAAACATAATACGATATTTGTAATACAACCAACCACTTCTAAAGAGGTTATTGAAGATGTAGGTGAACTAAGGCCCGAATACGAACAAGTTTATGCTTTTAAAGATATTATATTTTGGTCAGCCCCACTCAAGACTTTCTCCCGCACACGCTGGTCAAAGGTTGTCGGGAAAAAATCGTATCAAAATATTACCATCCGAAATGCCAATACAACAAAGAAGCTGTTGGAATTGGGTTTATCTTAA
- a CDS encoding DoxX family protein yields MKNQTILIPENPVSSFLFNNTRSAVIWLIIRLYLGYAWISAGWHKVTDPNWTGENAGASVAGFVHGALGKAAEGNVTGWYASFLENFVLPNATAFSYLVAYGEVLVGLGLIVGLLTGIAAFFGSLMNVSFLFAGTLSTNPLLFILATWLVLAWKVAGWYGLDRWILPRFGTPWDRGKSIVMKSDTNGGKFNT; encoded by the coding sequence ATGAAAAACCAAACTATCCTTATTCCTGAAAATCCAGTATCTTCATTTTTATTCAACAATACACGGTCTGCTGTCATTTGGCTAATCATCCGATTATATCTAGGCTATGCTTGGATTAGTGCAGGTTGGCATAAAGTAACCGACCCAAATTGGACAGGTGAAAATGCAGGTGCATCTGTAGCAGGTTTTGTACATGGGGCATTAGGAAAAGCGGCGGAAGGAAATGTAACCGGATGGTACGCTTCTTTCTTAGAGAATTTCGTTTTACCGAACGCAACTGCATTCTCTTACTTAGTTGCCTATGGTGAAGTTTTAGTTGGTTTAGGATTAATCGTCGGTCTATTGACAGGTATTGCCGCCTTTTTTGGCTCCTTAATGAATGTAAGCTTCCTCTTTGCAGGAACATTGAGTACAAATCCATTATTATTTATTCTTGCAACATGGTTAGTGTTGGCGTGGAAAGTGGCGGGGTGGTACGGATTAGACCGCTGGATCCTTCCCCGTTTTGGGACACCATGGGATAGAGGGAAAAGTATCGTTATGAAATCCGATACTAATGGCGGAAAATTCAATACTTAA
- a CDS encoding nucleotidyltransferase domain-containing protein — translation MRDSIKRIAQQFIVSHYPESDIVWIGGSAVFGNLTKESDIDIIIIDETETPRLECYHFLGWKIEAFIYTALSLEFEFQTARYRGMPTIIKMCAEGLLIEDKQGGGREFQRRAKVLYEQGPQLWDEDKINEARYQITDLLSDFRSSEDFEESFFILNKLIDTLTELILRADGNWVGVGKWVARNFKSYDKDMYDKLVEYTKTYMNTNDKTELISFIQSTLDNYGGELFVGYKGFFL, via the coding sequence ATGAGAGACTCGATCAAGCGAATAGCTCAACAGTTTATCGTTTCCCACTATCCTGAATCAGATATAGTCTGGATAGGTGGAAGTGCTGTTTTTGGAAATTTAACAAAAGAATCTGATATTGACATAATTATAATTGATGAAACAGAAACACCAAGACTTGAATGTTATCACTTTCTTGGATGGAAAATAGAAGCATTTATTTATACGGCTTTATCTCTAGAGTTTGAATTTCAAACAGCTAGATATAGAGGGATGCCCACCATCATTAAAATGTGTGCCGAAGGTCTACTTATAGAAGATAAACAAGGGGGTGGAAGGGAATTCCAAAGGAGGGCAAAAGTACTTTATGAACAGGGTCCACAACTTTGGGATGAGGACAAAATAAATGAAGCAAGGTATCAAATTACAGATCTATTGTCAGACTTTAGGAGTTCAGAAGACTTTGAAGAAAGTTTTTTTATTTTAAATAAGTTAATTGATACGTTAACTGAACTGATTTTAAGGGCAGATGGCAATTGGGTTGGTGTAGGAAAGTGGGTTGCTAGAAACTTTAAATCATATGATAAAGATATGTATGATAAACTAGTTGAATATACAAAAACGTACATGAATACAAATGATAAAACTGAACTAATTTCATTCATTCAATCTACACTTGATAATTATGGTGGAGAATTGTTTGTTGGTTATAAAGGATTCTTTTTGTAG